Proteins co-encoded in one Capnocytophaga ochracea DSM 7271 genomic window:
- a CDS encoding SusC/RagA family TonB-linked outer membrane protein: MKGKQRTLLNSIGKLALLLLFSLLSTALSAQNKKISGKVIDEKHQPVLGASVVVKGTTKGTTTDFDGNFTIDVPAKATLSVSFIGYHTQNVAVGNQNQLTIVLKEEQEQLDEVVVVGYGTVRKKDLTGAVSSVSNKALKEKPIANAGEALQGRAAGVQVTSAGKPGDNVSFRIRGISTINNSEPLLVIDGVPTDLGINALNVDDIENIDVLKDASATAIYGSRGANGVVLITTKKGKNGDGKLSFSTNVALQQATNLPVMLNAREFASFHNEMIANYNRTPGVSPLTQRPDFANPEDWGEGTNWLKALFRPAFMRNYSLSYSGGNDKSNYYVSAGVFDQDGIILNTSYRRYTVQFNGESRVKPWIKFGNNLTLSHDEKKSGDYNIRMAMASLPTQPIYNEDGSYSGPDSPAHQYSDIRNVVGTALINGQNTTKGYNILGNIFAEITPVKHLVFKTTGGLDFKYWDNRSFSPKYNWKPIPNPLSNLYQDANKSTTLLWDNTLTYTNTFAQKHFLNVMVGTSAQNNVYSKINASVSNFLSDQQNQLSKGLENPTVGGTMNDWAILSFIGRLNYTYADKYLLTATVRRDGSSRFSKENRWGTFPSFSLAWRPSNESFFPKNDYVNDVKLRVGYGMTGNQGGIDNYAYFTKLRTGQYVFNNNLVSTLYPHVMPNPNVKWETVEQFNGGIDLALLKNRLNLTFDAYIKNTSDMLVPMAVSVSSGYSDINVPSINAGKVENKGVELTVSSVNVNKKDFQWNTDVNVSFNRNKIVKMNDGVPLFTGFEAFLTKLQILSEGHPVNSFYGYVMNGLFQNQTEVDNYATQVENGTAPGDVKFRDLNNDGVINAEDRTYIGNPFPEWTFSMNNNFNYKNIDLQIFLQGVAGNDIYNANRIWQEGMSVPQNQIAKVKDRWTGEGTSNSIPRAIYGDPNQNARHSTRFVEDGSYLRIKNVTLGYTLPKEVTQKFHTDMLRIYLSCQNLYTFTKYSGMDPEVGTGGVDSGTYPVTRTVSFGLNVQF; encoded by the coding sequence ATGAAAGGAAAACAAAGAACTTTATTAAACAGTATTGGCAAGCTCGCCTTGCTACTACTTTTTAGCTTGCTTTCTACCGCCCTTTCTGCCCAAAACAAAAAGATTAGCGGAAAGGTAATCGATGAAAAACACCAGCCCGTACTGGGGGCATCGGTGGTGGTGAAAGGCACTACTAAGGGTACTACTACCGATTTCGATGGGAATTTCACGATAGATGTACCTGCTAAAGCCACGCTATCGGTCTCATTTATAGGGTATCACACCCAAAATGTAGCGGTAGGCAACCAAAACCAACTCACTATCGTGCTCAAAGAAGAACAAGAGCAGTTAGACGAAGTGGTGGTGGTAGGCTATGGTACCGTCCGCAAGAAAGACCTTACGGGGGCTGTCTCTTCGGTGTCTAACAAAGCCCTCAAGGAGAAACCTATTGCCAACGCAGGGGAAGCGCTTCAAGGGCGTGCTGCTGGGGTGCAAGTAACCTCGGCGGGAAAACCTGGCGACAACGTGTCATTTCGCATTCGCGGTATTAGCACGATTAACAATAGCGAACCGCTACTGGTTATCGATGGTGTACCTACCGACCTCGGTATCAACGCGCTCAACGTAGATGATATAGAAAATATCGATGTGCTAAAAGATGCTTCGGCAACAGCGATTTACGGTTCTCGCGGTGCCAATGGGGTGGTGCTCATCACTACCAAAAAAGGAAAAAATGGCGACGGCAAACTGTCGTTTAGCACCAATGTAGCTCTTCAACAAGCTACCAACTTACCCGTGATGCTCAATGCCCGTGAGTTTGCTTCTTTTCACAACGAAATGATTGCCAACTACAACCGCACCCCTGGGGTGAGTCCGCTTACACAACGTCCTGATTTCGCCAATCCTGAAGACTGGGGGGAAGGCACCAACTGGCTCAAAGCGCTTTTCCGTCCTGCTTTTATGCGTAATTATTCGCTTTCTTATTCAGGCGGTAACGACAAAAGCAATTATTACGTATCAGCTGGGGTGTTCGACCAAGATGGGATTATCCTCAACACTTCTTACCGCCGTTATACAGTGCAGTTCAATGGTGAATCGCGCGTAAAACCGTGGATTAAGTTTGGCAACAACCTCACTCTCAGCCACGACGAAAAGAAATCGGGCGACTACAACATCCGTATGGCAATGGCTTCTTTGCCTACACAGCCTATTTACAATGAAGACGGTAGCTACTCAGGTCCTGATTCGCCTGCCCATCAGTACAGCGATATCCGCAACGTGGTCGGTACCGCTCTTATCAACGGACAAAACACTACCAAAGGCTATAACATTTTGGGGAATATTTTTGCCGAGATTACCCCTGTGAAACATTTAGTATTCAAAACTACTGGAGGTCTTGATTTTAAATATTGGGACAATCGTAGTTTCTCCCCTAAATACAACTGGAAACCTATACCCAATCCGCTCTCTAACCTCTACCAAGATGCTAACAAGAGTACTACCCTCCTCTGGGATAACACACTCACCTACACCAATACCTTTGCTCAAAAGCACTTCCTCAATGTGATGGTGGGTACGAGTGCGCAAAACAACGTGTATAGCAAAATCAATGCGAGTGTGAGCAATTTCTTGAGCGACCAGCAAAACCAACTCAGCAAGGGATTAGAAAACCCTACGGTAGGCGGCACAATGAACGATTGGGCTATCCTCTCTTTCATCGGGCGACTCAACTATACGTATGCTGATAAGTACTTGCTCACTGCTACAGTGCGTCGCGATGGTTCTTCGCGTTTCTCCAAAGAAAATCGTTGGGGTACTTTCCCTTCTTTCTCTTTGGCGTGGCGTCCATCAAATGAGTCTTTCTTCCCTAAAAACGACTATGTAAACGATGTGAAATTGCGCGTGGGTTACGGTATGACGGGTAACCAAGGCGGTATCGACAACTATGCTTATTTCACCAAATTGCGCACAGGGCAATATGTGTTCAACAACAACCTCGTTTCTACCCTTTATCCTCACGTGATGCCTAACCCTAATGTGAAATGGGAAACCGTAGAGCAATTCAACGGGGGTATTGACCTCGCGCTACTCAAAAACCGCTTGAACCTCACTTTCGATGCTTATATCAAAAACACCAGCGATATGTTAGTGCCAATGGCAGTATCGGTAAGTTCTGGTTATTCGGATATCAATGTGCCGAGTATCAATGCTGGTAAAGTGGAAAACAAAGGAGTAGAGCTTACTGTATCATCAGTGAATGTGAATAAAAAGGACTTCCAATGGAATACTGATGTAAATGTATCGTTCAACCGTAATAAAATCGTGAAAATGAACGACGGTGTGCCTTTGTTTACTGGTTTTGAGGCGTTCCTCACCAAATTGCAAATCCTCTCCGAGGGTCACCCTGTGAACTCCTTCTATGGCTATGTAATGAACGGACTTTTCCAAAACCAAACAGAGGTAGACAACTATGCTACTCAAGTGGAAAATGGTACTGCCCCTGGTGATGTGAAGTTCCGAGACCTCAACAACGATGGGGTTATCAATGCTGAAGACCGTACCTATATCGGTAATCCGTTCCCTGAATGGACGTTCTCTATGAACAACAATTTCAACTACAAGAATATTGATTTACAAATATTTTTACAAGGTGTAGCAGGCAATGATATCTACAATGCCAATCGTATATGGCAAGAGGGTATGTCGGTGCCACAAAACCAAATTGCTAAGGTAAAAGATCGCTGGACAGGCGAAGGTACTAGCAACAGCATTCCGCGTGCTATCTATGGCGACCCTAACCAAAATGCCCGTCACTCAACCCGCTTTGTAGAAGATGGTTCGTATTTGCGCATCAAAAATGTAACCTTGGGGTATACACTTCCTAAAGAGGTTACTCAAAAATTCCACACCGATATGTTGCGCATATATCTGTCTTGCCAAAACCTCTATACTTTCACCAAATACAGCGGTATGGATCCCGAAGTAGGTACTGGTGGCGTTGATAGCGGTACTTATCCTGTAACTCGCACAGTTAGCTTTGGATTAAACGTGCAGTTTTAG
- a CDS encoding Crp/Fnr family transcriptional regulator — protein sequence MTLNLDFLSQYFTEVHFDKDALITRAGDVEHSLYYLSEGIVRFFYYNPTTDKETTVDILFAEQFFMSYASFVKREPSLFSIQALKEVTAYKIGREHLEHLIEQQEYLQIKADILEHLLIEKMQREAQFLLQSPEEIYCNLLEKDPKLIQNIPLKYIASYIGITPQALSRIRKRIF from the coding sequence ATGACCCTAAACCTCGATTTCCTCAGTCAGTATTTTACTGAAGTACATTTTGATAAAGATGCCCTCATCACCCGTGCAGGCGACGTGGAGCACTCGCTCTATTACCTCAGCGAGGGTATCGTGCGCTTTTTCTACTACAACCCCACAACCGACAAGGAAACGACGGTGGATATTCTTTTTGCTGAGCAGTTTTTTATGTCGTATGCCTCGTTTGTAAAGCGTGAACCTTCTCTCTTCTCTATTCAAGCGCTCAAAGAGGTTACTGCCTATAAAATAGGGCGTGAACACCTGGAACACCTCATAGAACAGCAAGAATACTTACAAATAAAAGCTGATATTTTGGAGCATCTGCTGATTGAGAAAATGCAACGAGAGGCGCAATTCTTATTGCAATCACCGGAGGAGATTTACTGCAATCTATTGGAAAAAGACCCTAAACTTATCCAAAATATTCCGCTGAAATATATTGCTTCTTATATTGGCATCACTCCCCAAGCGCTGAGCAGAATTAGGAAAAGAATATTTTAA
- a CDS encoding L-2-amino-thiazoline-4-carboxylic acid hydrolase, whose amino-acid sequence MNQEEQYSFSPLDSYQWIKKEAFAYIKAQQWIDEALFEDFLNAFEDYFKHSLQKASHLIKNELDEGNVQFAVLVVALYEAFVKIGKDGKEAFKYVCLAINEPIAPFMEQNTEAFLTASEHPFKAIVEISKAREAYYFGKSFGFERLIDDDYGYVLQIKKCLFHEVLKALEHTFLQRIICQVDCGWIKGIKTELHNLHFARPTTFATGNTCQMWFIKEEKTEDIQ is encoded by the coding sequence ATGAACCAAGAAGAACAATACAGTTTCAGTCCGCTGGATAGCTATCAGTGGATAAAGAAAGAGGCTTTTGCTTATATAAAAGCCCAACAATGGATAGATGAAGCGTTGTTTGAAGACTTTTTAAACGCTTTTGAAGATTATTTTAAGCACTCATTACAAAAAGCATCTCATCTTATCAAGAATGAGTTGGACGAAGGGAATGTGCAGTTTGCGGTTTTGGTAGTAGCTTTGTATGAAGCTTTTGTGAAGATAGGCAAGGACGGAAAAGAGGCTTTCAAATATGTGTGTCTTGCTATCAATGAGCCGATAGCTCCTTTTATGGAGCAAAACACAGAGGCTTTCTTAACAGCTTCGGAGCACCCTTTTAAGGCGATAGTGGAGATATCGAAAGCACGAGAAGCGTATTATTTTGGCAAGAGTTTTGGCTTTGAGCGTCTTATAGATGATGATTATGGTTATGTATTGCAAATTAAAAAGTGTTTGTTTCACGAAGTACTAAAAGCCCTTGAGCATACTTTTTTGCAAAGAATTATATGCCAAGTAGACTGCGGTTGGATAAAAGGCATTAAAACAGAGCTACACAACTTACATTTTGCACGACCCACTACTTTTGCTACGGGCAATACCTGCCAAATGTGGTTTATAAAAGAAGAAAAAACAGAAGATATACAATGA
- a CDS encoding Crp/Fnr family transcriptional regulator, producing the protein MEKLIAYIQKTVPELKIQEQMLREAFQKESVAKDALLLDFGQVCEHYYFVNKGALRIFFYDEGEEYTSWIAFEDYFFTEQNSYINCLPSRYAITAIEETEVLKIHKQQMLSLLQDSYEWQQFFIQNEQQTILRLMETIELFQRQSAKERYEALFSFPAFIQKVKQKDLATMLGMTKYSISRLKSYK; encoded by the coding sequence TTGGAAAAACTTATTGCATACATACAAAAAACCGTTCCTGAGCTAAAAATACAGGAACAGATGCTTAGAGAGGCTTTCCAAAAAGAGAGCGTTGCTAAAGATGCCTTGTTGTTGGACTTCGGACAAGTGTGTGAGCATTATTACTTTGTAAACAAAGGAGCTCTTAGGATATTCTTTTACGATGAAGGAGAGGAATACACGAGCTGGATAGCTTTTGAAGATTACTTTTTTACAGAGCAAAATAGTTATATAAATTGCTTACCTTCTCGTTATGCTATTACAGCTATTGAAGAGACTGAGGTACTGAAAATACACAAACAACAAATGCTTTCACTTTTACAAGATAGCTATGAGTGGCAACAGTTCTTCATACAAAATGAGCAACAAACAATATTACGACTGATGGAAACTATTGAGCTTTTCCAAAGACAATCGGCTAAAGAGCGATATGAAGCTTTGTTCAGCTTTCCTGCCTTTATACAAAAAGTGAAACAAAAAGACCTTGCCACAATGCTCGGAATGACTAAATATTCTATCAGCAGACTAAAATCTTACAAGTAA
- a CDS encoding DUF3078 domain-containing protein gives MKRLLFSTLLLSSVAVFAQEDQTNDGVAQDPTAAPTEEAPAPRWTKGGNASLMFSQAAFNHDWTGGGTNNVAASLAVSYAFNYKKDKWAWDNNVFVDYGITKLEGDDYSRKTTDRFEVNSVLGYQLNNPQWYYSFFLNFKTQMTDGYKYESTGRTLINQMLSPGYLQFGPGMLWKKSDNLKVNLAPATSKITTAKSRWTETGPFYGVEQGKNIRYELGFYLNGYAKFTVMDNVSFENILSLYSNYLDKPQNVDLDYTANIVMTINKYLSANFTFQAIYDDAAKAFQIREVLGLGVNYKF, from the coding sequence ATGAAAAGACTTTTATTTTCAACTTTACTATTGTCTTCAGTAGCTGTATTTGCTCAGGAAGACCAAACGAATGACGGTGTAGCACAAGACCCTACGGCAGCTCCAACAGAGGAAGCTCCTGCTCCTCGATGGACAAAGGGAGGTAACGCTTCACTGATGTTCTCGCAAGCCGCCTTCAACCACGATTGGACAGGAGGGGGAACTAACAACGTAGCAGCAAGCCTTGCGGTGAGCTATGCTTTTAACTACAAGAAAGACAAATGGGCGTGGGATAACAACGTATTTGTTGATTACGGGATTACTAAACTTGAAGGTGATGACTATTCAAGAAAAACTACTGACCGTTTTGAGGTGAACTCAGTACTCGGTTACCAATTGAACAACCCTCAGTGGTACTATTCATTCTTCTTGAACTTCAAAACACAAATGACCGATGGTTACAAATATGAGAGCACAGGTCGTACGCTCATAAACCAAATGCTTTCACCTGGATACTTACAATTTGGTCCTGGTATGTTGTGGAAGAAGAGCGATAACCTAAAAGTGAACTTGGCTCCTGCAACTTCTAAAATCACGACTGCTAAAAGCCGTTGGACAGAAACAGGTCCTTTCTACGGTGTTGAACAAGGAAAGAACATTCGTTATGAACTCGGTTTCTACTTGAACGGTTATGCTAAGTTTACTGTAATGGACAATGTGTCTTTCGAGAATATCCTCAGCTTGTACAGCAACTATCTCGACAAACCACAAAACGTAGACTTGGATTATACTGCAAACATTGTGATGACTATCAACAAGTACTTATCAGCTAACTTTACTTTCCAAGCTATCTACGACGACGCTGCTAAAGCCTTCCAAATTCGTGAAGTATTGGGCTTAGGAGTAAACTACAAGTTTTAG
- a CDS encoding iron-sulfur cluster assembly protein produces the protein MTEERKIEQLGEKIVEVLKTIYDPEIPVDIYELGLVYDVFVNEDFDVKILMTLTSPNCPVAESLPMEVKEKVQSIDEVHETIVELTFDPPWNQDMMSEVAKLELGFL, from the coding sequence ATGACTGAAGAAAGAAAGATAGAGCAATTGGGCGAGAAAATCGTTGAGGTGCTCAAAACGATATACGACCCTGAAATACCCGTAGATATTTACGAATTGGGGCTTGTTTATGACGTGTTTGTGAACGAAGACTTCGATGTAAAAATATTAATGACTCTCACTTCGCCTAACTGCCCCGTGGCAGAGTCTCTCCCAATGGAGGTGAAGGAAAAGGTACAAAGTATTGACGAAGTGCACGAAACGATTGTAGAACTCACTTTTGACCCGCCGTGGAATCAGGATATGATGAGTGAGGTGGCGAAACTTGAATTAGGATTTTTGTAA
- a CDS encoding SufE family protein: protein MTIQQIQNELIEDFSLFDDWTQRYEYLIELGKSLPLIDEKYKTEEYLIKGCQSQVWLHAEEQDGKLIFTADSDAIITKGIVALLVKVFSDQTAEDILKADMSFIDKIGLKDHLSPTRANGLVSMIGQMRGYAAKVLGNR from the coding sequence ATGACTATTCAACAGATTCAGAATGAGCTTATTGAAGATTTTTCGCTGTTTGATGATTGGACGCAACGTTACGAATATCTGATAGAATTAGGCAAGTCGTTACCACTTATCGACGAAAAGTACAAGACGGAAGAGTACCTCATTAAAGGCTGTCAGAGTCAGGTGTGGTTACACGCCGAAGAGCAAGACGGTAAGCTTATCTTTACCGCCGATAGCGATGCGATTATCACCAAAGGGATTGTTGCTTTATTAGTGAAAGTGTTCTCTGACCAAACGGCTGAGGATATCCTAAAAGCGGATATGAGTTTTATTGACAAAATAGGACTGAAAGACCATCTATCTCCTACTCGTGCGAATGGGTTGGTGAGTATGATAGGACAAATGAGGGGATATGCTGCTAAGGTGTTAGGGAATAGATAA
- a CDS encoding porin family protein, with protein MYRIITTIAVAFATITAVNAQEFKVGAKAGLLLSDLSIANTSIQWSDGGTSYLTTGDINTTLKAGFHFGGFIEYGFNDRLFVEGGIDYAFQGAKVKSGETMTVNLSTYDVSNEKENPNGTSIRTQQLNIPLWVKYDIAGFRPKVGVNLGFLTKAELKGKNEDGNSETLSLNPNKTFDFGLGVGAEYNLPFGLFFDATFNLGLTDVSTKEKTTEQFPALEMRNRVIQIGVGYKF; from the coding sequence ATGTACAGAATTATTACCACTATTGCAGTGGCGTTTGCTACTATTACAGCGGTTAACGCCCAAGAGTTTAAAGTAGGAGCTAAAGCAGGATTGCTTCTTTCTGACCTTTCTATTGCTAATACTTCTATTCAATGGAGTGACGGAGGTACCTCATACTTAACAACTGGAGATATAAACACCACTCTCAAGGCGGGCTTTCACTTCGGAGGCTTTATAGAATACGGTTTTAACGACCGCTTGTTTGTAGAGGGAGGAATAGATTATGCTTTTCAAGGAGCTAAAGTGAAGTCGGGGGAAACTATGACGGTTAACCTTTCTACATATGATGTTAGCAACGAAAAGGAAAACCCAAATGGGACTTCTATCAGAACGCAACAGCTTAACATTCCTCTTTGGGTGAAGTATGATATTGCTGGTTTCCGTCCTAAAGTAGGGGTGAACTTAGGTTTCTTGACAAAGGCAGAGCTCAAAGGAAAAAATGAAGATGGCAATTCAGAAACTTTATCGTTAAATCCTAATAAAACATTCGACTTTGGACTCGGCGTGGGAGCTGAATACAATTTGCCTTTTGGTTTGTTCTTTGACGCTACTTTCAACTTAGGACTTACTGATGTTTCTACTAAAGAAAAAACAACTGAACAATTTCCTGCATTGGAAATGAGAAACCGTGTAATACAAATAGGAGTAGGGTATAAGTTTTAA
- a CDS encoding leucine-rich repeat domain-containing protein, whose translation MKKVLLLALAVVVLVGCRKSDDDSNGNSTADYELSADGRTLIKWKNANTTVLDMQADEKLRNVNTIGKGAFKDHQNLQSITFPNNLKEIEESAFEEANLSGEVVFNTKAIVDFGERVFYHTHLKKIALPNMSVLSNNAFSACGDLEEVTFSKVEKLGDYAFLCDINITTLNLEGTGLTEIGYGVFEVMWKLKEVTLPETLARIQSNVFWDCKVLKKITIKAVNPPALHINSIFGTKDKSVIPTIYVPKGSVEQYKKATGWKDFAEKIQAMN comes from the coding sequence ATGAAGAAAGTTTTATTATTGGCTTTGGCGGTGGTTGTTTTGGTGGGCTGCCGGAAAAGTGATGATGACAGCAACGGTAACTCTACCGCTGATTACGAGCTCAGTGCTGATGGGCGCACGCTTATAAAATGGAAGAATGCGAATACTACGGTGCTTGATATGCAAGCTGACGAGAAACTCAGAAATGTGAATACTATCGGGAAAGGGGCTTTTAAAGACCACCAGAACTTACAGTCGATTACATTCCCGAATAACCTGAAAGAGATAGAAGAGAGTGCTTTTGAAGAAGCAAACCTCAGCGGAGAGGTTGTCTTTAACACGAAGGCTATCGTTGATTTTGGCGAAAGGGTTTTTTATCACACACATCTGAAAAAAATAGCGCTACCCAATATGAGCGTGTTAAGTAACAACGCTTTTTCAGCTTGTGGTGATTTGGAAGAGGTTACTTTTAGCAAAGTAGAGAAATTAGGTGATTATGCTTTCTTGTGTGACATCAATATTACTACGCTTAACTTGGAGGGGACAGGGCTTACTGAAATAGGATATGGCGTTTTTGAGGTAATGTGGAAGCTAAAAGAGGTTACTTTACCCGAGACGCTTGCTAGAATACAGTCGAATGTTTTTTGGGATTGCAAAGTGCTGAAAAAGATTACTATTAAAGCGGTAAATCCGCCTGCCTTACATATTAATAGTATTTTTGGTACGAAAGATAAAAGTGTGATACCTACCATTTATGTGCCTAAGGGTTCGGTAGAACAATACAAAAAAGCGACAGGCTGGAAAGATTTTGCAGAGAAGATTCAGGCAATGAATTAA
- a CDS encoding vWA domain-containing protein, whose translation MKNISYFLLLCLALLIGACGNRNAYKPVDRGSSTTEYPYESSATDYREESSGELAEIAVVGYGEKSAKRKHSKTTVDVSRNDESTMSAKMSVAKDVATSKPAKRTEPKHRKHRPESDPQPQSGLVTAGEWNDLNSWDFYQKTLNKNEFASFPEHWQMYTNHRIAVLVTANGKPAVNATVALYRNNTLLWTAKTDNTGKAELWVSAFQKEKELNTEHLRLKVNDQWVSTEKAISENTLNRIALKNEVKKASNEVQIAFMVDATGSMSDELEFLKMDLKNVISKVEEGNKNLKISTATVFYRDEGDEYVVKHSDFTKDINKTIQFINSQKADGGGDFPEAVHTALNQLNKLQWDGEARTRIAFLVLDAPPHHEDKVLKSVQASVKTAAEKGIKLIPIVASGIDKPTEFLMRFMAIYTNGTYVFITDDSGIGNAHLEPSVGEYQVEKLSDLMIRLIKKYTE comes from the coding sequence ATGAAAAACATATCTTATTTTTTATTGTTATGCCTCGCCCTACTCATAGGAGCTTGTGGCAACCGAAACGCTTATAAACCCGTTGATCGTGGAAGCAGTACCACCGAATACCCATATGAAAGCTCTGCCACCGATTACCGAGAAGAAAGTAGTGGCGAATTAGCCGAGATAGCCGTAGTAGGCTACGGCGAAAAGAGTGCTAAGAGAAAACATTCTAAAACAACAGTCGATGTTAGCAGAAATGACGAAAGTACAATGTCAGCTAAAATGTCGGTAGCAAAAGATGTAGCAACCAGCAAACCAGCAAAACGCACTGAACCTAAGCACCGCAAACATCGTCCCGAAAGCGACCCCCAACCTCAGTCCGGCTTGGTAACTGCCGGCGAGTGGAACGACCTCAATAGTTGGGATTTCTATCAAAAAACACTCAATAAAAATGAATTTGCTTCTTTCCCCGAACATTGGCAAATGTACACCAATCACCGTATAGCGGTACTTGTAACCGCTAATGGCAAGCCTGCTGTGAATGCTACCGTAGCGCTCTATCGCAACAATACCCTGCTATGGACAGCTAAAACCGATAACACGGGTAAAGCTGAACTATGGGTGAGTGCCTTCCAAAAAGAAAAAGAGCTTAACACCGAGCATTTGCGCCTAAAAGTAAACGACCAATGGGTGAGCACAGAAAAAGCAATTAGCGAAAACACTCTCAACCGTATTGCGCTTAAAAATGAAGTTAAAAAAGCATCAAACGAAGTACAAATTGCCTTTATGGTAGATGCTACGGGCTCAATGAGCGATGAGTTAGAGTTCCTAAAAATGGACTTGAAGAACGTAATCAGTAAGGTAGAAGAAGGAAATAAAAACCTCAAAATAAGCACCGCTACGGTCTTTTATCGCGACGAAGGCGATGAGTATGTAGTCAAACATTCCGATTTTACTAAGGATATCAATAAAACCATTCAGTTTATTAATAGCCAAAAAGCTGATGGTGGAGGCGACTTCCCCGAAGCAGTACACACAGCCCTCAACCAGCTCAACAAACTCCAATGGGACGGCGAGGCACGCACACGTATTGCCTTTTTAGTACTCGATGCTCCTCCACATCACGAAGATAAGGTACTCAAAAGCGTACAAGCATCAGTTAAAACCGCTGCCGAGAAAGGTATCAAACTCATTCCTATCGTAGCCAGTGGTATCGATAAGCCCACCGAGTTCTTAATGCGTTTTATGGCAATATATACCAATGGTACCTATGTCTTTATCACCGACGACAGCGGTATAGGTAACGCCCATTTGGAACCCAGTGTAGGGGAGTATCAAGTCGAAAAACTCAGCGACTTAATGATTCGCCTTATCAAAAAGTATACTGAATGA